In Pectinophora gossypiella chromosome 17, ilPecGoss1.1, whole genome shotgun sequence, one DNA window encodes the following:
- the LOC126374492 gene encoding allergen Tha p 1-like, whose product MKFLIILSLAALALGKPDHYDERYDNFNVDEVIDNVRLLKSYSHCFLGEGKCTSDGSNFKKWIPDAVQSDCGKCTEKQKVMVAKVMKAMSQKLSEEWEKLVKLHDPKKEHTAELNAYITKYAP is encoded by the exons ATGAAATTTCTGATCATTTTGTCTCTCGCTGCGCTGGCTTTGGGAAAGCCTGACCACTATGACGAGCGGTATGACAACTTTAATGTCGATGAAGTGATCGACAACGTCCGTCTGCTCAAGTCCTACTCACACTGCTTCCTTGGCGAGGGGAAGTGCACTTCTGATGGCAGTAACTTTAAAA AATGGATCCCAGACGCAGTACAGTCAGATTGTGGCAAATGCACAGAAAAACAAAAGGTGATGGTTGCCAAGGTGATGAAGGCAATGAGCCAGAAGCTCTCGGAAGAGTGGGAAAAGCTGGTTAAGTTACACGATCCGAAGAAGGAACATACTGCGGAACTAAATGCGTACATCACTAAATACGCTCCATAA